Below is a genomic region from Pleuronectes platessa chromosome 5, fPlePla1.1, whole genome shotgun sequence.
ATCGAATTATCTTTTGCTCGGAGAAATGTTTTTCCGGTTTTAGTTTAATCTTGATGTTTTATTGAATTATCTTATTCAGTTAAATATGCTTTTTCACAATGCGTCAATCGCAGTCCATGAATGAAACGTAAACATTTCAGTTTATccataatattaaatataaattaaacaaactttaatgtgtttattgaagaaACTGACATTAGACTATCATGTCACACTTGACTCGGTGCTTCCACCTGCTGGTTGATCATGTCTTTGCACATCATCAGACAACCTCCAGAAGGTCAGAAAGCTCGTTGTGTATATGTTTTATTGAATTATATTATGACATATAAAAACATGAGCTTTGCCTTACTTCCATTATACACACTACTGCAATACATGACACCTGAAAACAGATCTACATATTAAAGAAGttgtatataaaaatatacatgaTTTTTTTGTTCATGAGGGAATATACTCTTATACTCAttgcttttgttttcctttttagaCGAACATCCACTGATGAAGTTTCAACATTACTGTTTATGTAATTTACGGATTAAAAACCACATGTTACGCAAACACTGATGCTCACATGCTATTTAAAGTTATACACTGTAGATGTGGGCTGTCGAACACAAAACCTGGACATTTATAAGTGCTTGAAAAAATTCCATAAAGAAATTTTGATCAACTCTATCGGAGTCAGAACTGAGAGTAGAATCCAACCAACAAAGGAATATTGAGCTGAATTAGATTTTGATTAATGATATTTTGGCTGCGCGGCTTTTTTCAACAGAGACATAAGATAACTTTCAATTTTGAGATGACTCACATATATGTtaccctctttttcttttttatgttttcttttatatgtTATTCTCATTTTGACTTATCTAAATGAATTTCAATGTTACAATTTCGCCCAGCTGCTTCTGACAGCAGACTAAATACTACTTCACTattctttaatttcattttaactGAGCAACAATGCAATTATCTGtgcaatttatatatatatataaaatgttattatgaTTACGCAtggaaagatatatatatatatatctttccaTGCGTAATGGAAGGATGGAATGTGTAATCATACTAACATTTAATTTCCTGTTCACATGGTGTATTTTATTGCCTTTATTGGAGTTCCTTGATTTTATATTGCATGTTTACTTATTCATTaatttttacaagttttatttttttttactttcccctTTGCTGTTGTAACATGGCACATCTCTGTGTTGTGGGACTATTAAACAATgaccttatcttatcttaagtgGATATGTAATAGTGGATTTAGGTCCTTATTGGTTTTGACGATATATTTCTATTATTAAGTAAATAGATATTATAGTATAATTTCTATACATGGATATTAAAGTGTTGCACAGGTTTTAAAGTCTGTCTTTATAAATGAAAACTTAAAAGTGAACCTCCGTTTAACTTTTCACAACCCTCAAGCGTGTCACAGTCGGAAAACAACACAGTGGCTGTTTACTTCCGCGTCACCAAACCCTCGGAGGATCATTACAGGAGCTTAGTGCTGAGGACAAATCGCTCCTGAGGGCTGAGGGTGACACATCTTTCCCATCAACACGTCGTCAACAAGGAGGTCATTAACCTAATGAGCAAAGTTAGAGAAAGAAACAGTTTCTGAGTGAATATGACACCTTTGATAGATGTGTCTTCAAAGTTAAGTTGGAGATTAGAACAACAGAGGGGTGACTTATAACTTATtgttcttactgtatatattgttgttttatgtccgattgttgttttatgtacaatGCACCAACCACAGCAAGGCAATTTCCTCTATGTGTAAATATACTTGGCaattaaaagaattctgattctgatgacgTTTAGCTCCAACTAGTCACATGCTGGAAAACGTTATTcaaaaactattaaaacattataCGTCTGTAAAACTGTCTTAGCTTCATGTATATTGATGCAAGAGAttgcaagaaaaaaataaacagtagcaaacaagacaaataaagttttaacaTATCAGCATTTTTAAATACACCTCTTGAGGTTTACACCCATGATTGTTCTCCTCTCTAACAAGTTACAGTGTGTATGCATTCACTCTAATACTCTGCCAACAAGTGCATGTTATTAGATTTTGAGATTCTTATTGATGTGATTATTTATCTCTGTCAGCTTTGATTTTTTATTACATAATATCAAATCATATTTATCATCAAACAAGTGCATTGTTATGTTGTGTGAGATTAAGTGTGTGAAGTGCATTAAACACTTTTGATTTTGATGGGTAGCACATGAAAAATAGGGTTTAGTCTTCTTATGACTGactattttatttcttttttctccgTCCTTTTGGACTTTTATTTGCCACTTATTAATATGGATCCTACAAAATCTTTTAAgatatgtttatttgttatattatttgttatatttgttatttatcattttatgTGACTGGGATACCTTTAAAGAAAACTCTATAGATATCGACCATACAGAAGTAATAACTTACTATTActgcttttttaaataaaatgttttaataaaaaataattcacTATTAATCCTAAAATTCGAAAAAAAATTACATCGTTCATTCAAACTCTTAAAAAAAGAGTGCTTCTCTACAAAATGCAGTAGTTAGTTTAAATCACCCACATTCATTGATAAATTGAAATATAGTATTATGTATTTCTCTGTTTGTGAACAAATATCAATATTGtgcaaataaaaaccaaacggAAACGTGAAATGTGAATATAAGTAGGTCATTTTGTGACATCATATCATTGGTGTTTGCAGTATAAAATCTCACCGCAGCAGTTTAATGGGAAATActagtatacacacacaaacaggtacaAAACAGCTTAACTAAAGCAAGCAGGCATTCATATGTACttgttaataataatgtaatcaGGGTTCTTTGGATGTATGTATCAGATAATGCAATTACTTCTTAATCTGGATCTATTTGTAAATAGATGTAGAAATGGAAAAGGTTTAGTAGGGGTCAATtcagtaaatatttaaaacaccaGCTACAAATTATTTGTAATAGttttccatatttatttatttttcttcctcttaaatgtataatataatgtgCTTTAACATGTATATATAACTGGCATATTGTAAGCTACAGTCCCAGTGGGGTTAGTACCTCTGATACTGTTACAGCCTCCCAGTTCTTTTACTGATGTCAGAAAGCAGACAAGGGCAACAAATCACACAAAATGAAACTGCACCGTTCTGTGTTGAACCAATAGGAAGAAACCTAATGTGCTTTCTGTGCATTTGTTGGCATGAATGACTTTGTTGTGTACTAATTGAGCCCTCtgcaatataaaatatatatatatatgtaaatatgttcAGTAAAACTTTGATAAAACTTGAACGGAGAGATAAATATTCTTCTATTTAGCAAAAAAGACGTTCCTCTTAGCCCTCTTAATTTTGTTAATCTTTCTTATGAATAGTATATTATTCTCACACATCAAATAATCAGATACTAGGTAATCCAGGCTGTGAGAAGTTTTCTCATTCCCAGTCATGTCTTTGCAGGTTTGAAAGTACAAACAATAGTAATATCTAACATGGGCACTTTAAATTTGATTAGCCACTGGATCAACAAGTTTAGCTGCAATTAAGCGAAGATTGAGCtgttttacccccccccccccgaatatACACTACATATTATCACAGTATTGGTCAACAAGAGAAGTGTATAATTTAAATAGATTAATCAGTGGAGAACAAATCTACAAACAAGTTCTTAAGCACATAAATATCGTTTTATTTGCTAAACTGCTGCAGAAGAAAAATGATCAGCATCACAAAGaatatcataataatataacaGTAATGAATTATGTGGTCAAATGTGGCAGAAGATTCTGAGCATTAtctaaaatgtatgtttatttaGAGGTTAATTcctcttaaacatatttttactcTTGTTCATCTGCTTTATCTGGATTTGTCAGATACATTCTAAACATTAAATCGAAAGAACCGAGTTTGTAGCTAATACAAGaaaagaaggaggaaaaaatcAAGTCACTGTTGCTGGAAAGATTTTATTCCTAAACAATTGCACCACTTTTTCTCGAATCTCTTTAGTTTTCAGTCCGTAGATGATGGGATTCAGTGTCGGGGGGAATATTAAGGTTGAGACCCCGATGAACCTCCTCAAAGTTGGGGAAATGTTGTGTATCCTGTATGATATGATAGTGAAGAGCCCCAGGCACTCCAACAGGAGGAAAACTATGAGATGCGTGGCACAGGTCTGCATAGCTTTGGCCCTTGTGTCCAATCGTTTGGTTCTGAAACACGCAACAAGGATCTGGAGATATGTGTACACAATCATACCGAGAGATATCAACTGGGAGAGGGCGACCATGCAAAGCCCATAAATGTTGTTGACGGTGGTTCTGGCGCAGACCAGAGACAGCAGCGATGGATTATCACAGTAGGCCTGTGTGATCTCCGATCGACAGCGGGGTAAACGcagaagcagaaagaaaagcacACCTATCAAAAGCAAACAACTCAGCCACACGATCGTGATTATTCTCATGATGTGAGCGTTCGTCATGACAGTGTTGTATTTCAAAGGGCAGCAGATGGCGATGTATCTATCGTACGCCATGGCACTCAGGAAAAACACTGTACCTCCTGCATAGATGTGGATAAAGAACGCTTGGGTGACGCAAGTGGAGTAGTGTATCGTCCGGCTGTTTGTCAGGATCGCCTTGATGACCTGTGAAAAGAACGCTGTGGAGCCAATGAGGTCGTTGATGGGGAGGTTCAGCAGGATCAGATACATGGGCTGGTGCAGAGATTTGTTCAGTACAATGGTGAAGATGAGAATGAGGTTGCAGAAAAGTATAATCATGTAGCCCAGAGTTGCGAAGAGAAAGGCAGGAGCGACGGCTTCAGGGGAGAGGTTGTAGTCACTCAGCAGGACGAAGGAGGAGTTGTCCATCCTGACACTCTTCTTCCCTGGAAGAGGGAAAAGCCATTAATAAAGTGCAAAACTGTTTTTATACACAGCATCACATCACCAAATACATAATACAAAGAAAGACATGCATCAATAACAGTTAAATTCAAGTGGAATGAGCAAATGAAATGAACTGCGAAGGACGGAACTAACCAAATTAAAAACCTGAAGATATCCACTCCTCTGCGACTGGAGTTCACATGAAAGTTTCACccaaaacacattaacacattaaTTCCGTGGGTTGGATTTACAGTTTCGAGCTACAACAAAATACACTCAGTGAAAAGCAGAAAGTTAGATAGAGCTCAATAAATGTCATCACAAACCACACCGAACactgacagtgacagtgacagtgacatCTGGTGGGAGGTTGCGAGGGATCAGCAGTTATATACTCGTGATTTCTGTTGAAAACGCAGCTCCCCGGAGTTTTTTCCACGTTATCATAAAGTTTGTCTCGATTGCCATGACAGTCGCTGGCTCACGAGAGACTTTGGAAATGTCAATACCTCACAGCCACCGGCAAATTAATGAAAGTCAATTGGGAGAAAGATTAATAAATTCAGATATGACTGAATTCAAgtacttttttattgtttaaatagCAATTGTAAGTGGTTTAGAATCTGAATCTGAGTTTATTGCCAATAGGTTTACATATACAATTTGCTGTGGTGGGTTTTGTGCAGATatgaaaattggaaaaaaatattaaaatatttgaacaaccggatatttacagtttaaagTATGTATCATTGGGTCAGACTGACACAAATGATGCAGGAGTAGTTTCCCTCTTCTCTTGTGAAATAGCTTTAATTGAAAGAGCTTGgaattaacaaacaaaaaaggataCACGAACACATCGAGGCGGTCGTCTGTAGAAACATCTTGGACAAAATATGTGTAGAATAATCTGAAGTTATAGAGGTCATACTTTTAAACAGAAGGTTGAGGTATCATTGTGCAGTTATGGCAGACGGCAGTGTGGGTATCTAGACCGCTGGatgaaaaaataaccttaaaatTGTGTAGAAACATTTCAAAACTGCTCTTTGTTTCTACAGCAGAAGAATCGGCTGCACAAATGACTCAGAAGACCCTTTGGTTTCCAGTTCTGTCTcttacaaattacatttaatttgttggaaatagaaagtaaaagaaatataattttacGTTTCTTATTTGGATGATAAtgacgattttttttttcatatccgGCATATTTTCATTCCATCAAAAAAATCCAATCTTGTAATACTGACATCATGGAGTCATGGTCCAGCTCTGTGTCCGTGGGGTCAGGGATCATGcaaacaaatcatttaaacaaataaaagacgATTGATATAATTTCAAGGAGTCAGGGATGTTGAGGCTGTGACTGTTGAAGCAGTGCTTTTGTAAGAATAGGGGCTGGATTATAAAATTAAAAGATAATATTCTTCTTAAACTTGTTCTCACAGTTTAACAGTATTAAATAGAAATCTAGTTTTGGGGGCCCCCCGGTGGCGGCATCAGAAAAGACAGCGCTTCTAAATAATCAGTTCTTTGGCGTTCACTTTACACTTGAAATCATTTAGCTTCTATTATGAGCATATTCTGTTGTATTTCCTGTCCCAAGTGTGCACATCTCAAATTGGCTTTGCTTTAAAATCAATCTTTAATCATTATCAGATTTTAACAATCTTATATCAGTTGAGAAATGGGTTCTGTTATTTTTCCCCCTgcctgagggagaaacacatgAATCTGAAAAACGCTGCTTTTTCAACTGCAGGAAATGGCACAGAGGAAAGCTTCAATGATTATTCaattaatatattattgattGACGTCAGTTTATCATCTCAATATGGTAGAATAGAGTATACATTTTAACaatttaatgattatttttgtcatttttataaCCAAAATGCAAAGTATctgtaatgtttttattttttaggggATGTTTAGGTCAAATAATACAAGTTACTGGAATAAACAATTTCAACTATTCGTAAACATTTTTTCTTACGTTGTTTAGACAGAATGATGAATCAATTATAGATAGAACAACAAAGATAAGAACATAATCAATGGATTtattgataatgaaaataatcaacaGCTTGAGAGACAGTGTAGCCATGTTATGACAAAAAACGATATACTTTTATTGCaattttaatgaaataacaaGGGTTGCACATATTTAAAAGTAGTTTCAATAGTTAATTAATAATTCTTGTATGTTACTTTTTCCTCAATCCACATTTCAGAAATgatcaatttttttaattagatttaaagtTATGCTGTTTACAATCACACACACGAACATTGGATAGAGGCACATTCGACTTGTTCGCTAGATATTCAGTGTGACCACAAACACAGGGATGTGTTATGTCTCATCTGTGCAACAACACGCGGCTTACTGACAGGAATCTGTCAGTCTATCTGTCTGTGGTTTGCTGATGACCCCAGAAGGTAACGTGTCAGCAAGCAGGTCAAATCAATCAGGGCATTTATTTGTTGAAACTCTCCGTCCCTGCAGTCATCCGGTATTGTGAAATCTGTTCCAATTAACAAGACAGTGAAAACCCTTCGGCGTGATGTCTCTAAAATCAAGGAACTGCTCACCCCTTGATTGAAACTACACCTCTCCTGAGGAACCCTTTTATGCTCTGCTTCAGTTCTGTGATTTTTAATCCATATATGATGGGGTcaaaaaaggggggaaatatGACAACTGAGACGCCGAGGACCCTCCTCATGTACGGCGATGCGCTCTCGATCCGATGAGCGATGAGCGTAATGACAGTGTTGAACTGTAAGAGCAGGAAAACCACTAAATGCGAGCCACACGTCTGGAGGGCTTTCCTCCGAGCGTCTGGATGATTGGTCATGACACAAGTGCGTAAAATCTGTAGATAAGTGTATATTACTATTGCCAGAGCTCCACCTTGAATCAAGCACATGGTCGCCATACCGTAGTAGTTGTTCACTCTGATGTCGTTGCACACCAGTTTCAGTAATGACGGATTGTTGCAGAACAAATCAACCACGTGCGTCCTGCACATTTTGAACCGCGCAAGCAACAAAATCAACGTGACGATGATGGAGAAGGTGATGACCCATATCGAAGCAATGATTTTGATTAAATTCTGTGGAGTCATGACAGCGTTGTACCTCAGAGGACAGCAAATGGCGACGTACCTGTCGTACGCCATGGAGCTCAAGATCAGACAGTTCCCCGTGCCGTAGAAGTGAATGAGGAAAGCCTGAGTTATACAGGCAGGCTGGGAAATCAGTCTGTCCTGAGTCACTACGCTGTAAACGAGATGAGGGAAAAAAGCCGTGGCTCCCATCATGTCGTTAATCGGCAGGTTGAACAGCAGGATGAACATGGGCTTGTGCAGCTTTTTACTCACAACAATAGCTGCTAACACCAACAAGTTGAAAAACATGATTAACAGATACGTTACAGTCCCAAACAGAAAGGCTGGGTATATGTTTGAATCAGATATACCCAGTGGTGCCAGTGAGAGTAAAACAGAAGAGGACACATTTGTATACATGACTGGAAATGAATGTCGTCGCTGTTGCCTCTTCTGTCAATGAAGGATTTTCCccctgaaagaaaagaataacagTTTTAATAACATCCCCATCAACAAACAATCTTAGATTGAGATGTACTCTGCATTAccctgtgcacatctccagtcGATCTGTGTTGTAAGATGGAATCCAAAAGACTCACCCCCTTCATTGGTATTTAAGCCCGAGAGTAAACAGATATTTCACCCTAGAGAGCTGACGCACAGCAGAAAACATGTGTATGACCTCATTCCCTTTCAGGCCTTTTTTAAGATATCAGAGTcagaatgaaatatttaaaatagtATCTCCATCCGTTGTCCATAATTTAATTCCCTTAATGTAACTTGATTTATTCAGGTGTTCTCCTCTACAGTGAGATACCATCAAGTAAGCAAACATCAAACAGCTCTCTGCTGTCAAAATGAATTCTGGCCAACTTGCCaaaaaatagagaaaagaaaTGAACATATTCTTTATAAGTTCCAGAAATATTTGTTTCAGATTTATGCTGAATATTAAAggatcagtgtgtaggatttagtgacatctagtggtgaagttgaatgttgcagctgaatacccctcatctAACCCTCCACTTCCTAACATGATAGAGAAGCTGTGACAACAAGATGTTTAgcttgtccagtctgggcttctgtaaaaaaacatggctgcctctgtagagaggacccgctcctgatgctaatataaagtatttaaatatgaatggtCCATTCGAgcgtaaagaaaacaacaattcgtacaatttagatgaaacacacactagtgaaaaagacgaggattattttatataaattttctgccaatagagccctttcacctaaatcttacacacttgACCTTTAAGTGTCTAAATCAACGTCATGTACTAGTAGGATGAGGGTTCATGAAAGTGTTTGGTGTTTGATGATGGGTCATTTTTAACATATAAGCAGATTTCACTCATGAGATCATAGCTGAGCTGTGATCTGTGGTTTTGCAGGTTTATCCACCGTGATTTGGGGCAACACGTTTTCAGTTGAATGGATGAATATGAAAAAGTGAAATTCAAATcatgaaaatgttttgaatGGATGAATACTGAATACTTCTTCCTCGTTGTTGAGGACGAGTGAATCTCTT
It encodes:
- the LOC128440458 gene encoding olfactory receptor 52E4-like, whose product is MDNSSFVLLSDYNLSPEAVAPAFLFATLGYMIILFCNLILIFTIVLNKSLHQPMYLILLNLPINDLIGSTAFFSQVIKAILTNSRTIHYSTCVTQAFFIHIYAGGTVFFLSAMAYDRYIAICCPLKYNTVMTNAHIMRIITIVWLSCLLLIGVLFFLLLRLPRCRSEITQAYCDNPSLLSLVCARTTVNNIYGLCMVALSQLISLGMIVYTYLQILVACFRTKRLDTRAKAMQTCATHLIVFLLLECLGLFTIISYRIHNISPTLRRFIGVSTLIFPPTLNPIIYGLKTKEIREKVVQLFRNKIFPATVT
- the LOC128440459 gene encoding olfactory receptor 2A12-like; the encoded protein is MYTNVSSSVLLSLAPLGISDSNIYPAFLFGTVTYLLIMFFNLLVLAAIVVSKKLHKPMFILLFNLPINDMMGATAFFPHLVYSVVTQDRLISQPACITQAFLIHFYGTGNCLILSSMAYDRYVAICCPLRYNAVMTPQNLIKIIASIWVITFSIIVTLILLLARFKMCRTHVVDLFCNNPSLLKLVCNDIRVNNYYGMATMCLIQGGALAIVIYTYLQILRTCVMTNHPDARRKALQTCGSHLVVFLLLQFNTVITLIAHRIESASPYMRRVLGVSVVIFPPFFDPIIYGLKITELKQSIKGFLRRGVVSIKG